A DNA window from Jaculus jaculus isolate mJacJac1 chromosome 1, mJacJac1.mat.Y.cur, whole genome shotgun sequence contains the following coding sequences:
- the Flrt1 gene encoding leucine-rich repeat transmembrane protein FLRT1, which produces MVVAHSTTTTTTTPTATVTATVVMTTATMDLRDWLFLCYGLIAFLTEVIDSTTCPSVCRCDNGFIYCNDRGLTSIPADIPDDATTLYLQNNQINNAGIPQGLKTKVKVQVIYLYENDLDEFPINLPHSLRELHLQDNNVRTIARDSLARIPLLEKLHLDDNSVSTVSIEEDAFADSKQLKLLFLSRNHLSSIPSGLPHTLEELRLDDNRISTIPLHAFKGLNSLRRLVLDGNLLANQRIADDTFSRLQNLTELSLVRNSLAAPPLNLPSAHLQKLYLQDNAISHIPYNTLAKMRELERLDLSNNNLTTLPRGLFDDLGNLAQLLLRNNPWFCGCNLMWLRDWVKARAAVVNVRGLMCQGPEKVRGMAIKDITSEMDECFETGSQGSAANAAAKTTASNHASATTPQGSLFTLKAKRPGLRLPDSNIDYPMATGDGAKTLVIQVKPLTADSIRITWKAMLPASSFRLSWLRLGHSPAVGSITETLVQGDKTEYLLTALEPKSTYIICMVTMETGNTYVADETPVCAKAETADSYGPTTTLNQEQNSSPMVGLPLAGIIGGAVALIFLFLVLGTICWHVHRAGELLTRDRVYNRGSRKKDDYMESGTKKDNSILEIRGPGLQMLPINPYRAKEEYVVHTIFPSNGSSLCKGAHTIGYGTTRGYRDGGIPDVDYSYT; this is translated from the coding sequence TTCCTGACGGAGGTCATCGACAGTACTACCTGCCCGTCCGTGTGCCGCTGTGACAATGGCTTCATCTATTGCAATGACCGGGGGCTCACATCCATCCCCGCAGACATCCCCGACGATGCCACCACCCTCTACCTGCAGAACAATCAAATCAACAACGCCGGCATTCCCCAGGGCCTCAAGACTAAGGTCAAGGTGCAGGTCATCTACCTGTACGAGAATGACCTGGACGAGTTTCCCATCAACCTGCCTCACTCCCTGCGGGAGCTACACCTGCAGGACAACAACGTGCGCACCATTGCCAGAGACTCGCTGGCCCGCATCCCGCTGCTGGAGAAGCTGCACCTGGATGACAACTCGGTGTCGACTGTGAGCATCGAGGAGGATGCCTTTGCCGACAGCAAGCAGCTCAAGTTGCTGTTCCTGAGCCGGAACCACCTGAGCAGCATCCCATCAGGGCTGCCCCATACCCTGGAGGAGCTGCGGCTGGATGACAACCGCATCTCCACCATCCCATTGCACGCCTTCAAGGGTCTCAACAGCCTGAGGCGTCTTGTCTTGGATGGCAACCTGCTGGCCAATCAGCGCATTGCCGACGACACCTTCAGCCGCCTGCAGAACCTCACAGAGCTCTCACTGGTGCGCAACTCGCTGGCCGCCCCGCCCCTCAACCTGCCCAGTGCCCACCTGCAGAAGCTCTACCTGCAGGACAATGCCATCAGTCACATCCCTTACAACACACTGGCCAAGATGCGTGAGCTGGAACGGCTGGACTTGTCCAACAACAACCTCACCACGCTACCCAGAGGTTTGTTTGATGACCTGGGGAACCTGGCACAGCTGCTGCTCAGAAACAACCCCTGGTTCTGCGGCTGTAATCTTATGTGGCTGCGGGACTGGGTGAAGGCGCGGGCGGCAGTGGTCAACGTGCGAGGCCTCATGTGCCAGGGCCCCGAGAAGGTCCGGGGCATGGCTATCAAAGATATCACCAGCGAGATGGACGAGTGCTTTGAGACGGGGTCACAAGGCAGTGCAGCAAATGCGGCTGCCAAGACGACAGCCAGCAATCATGCATCCGCCACCACACCCCAGGGCTCACTCTTCACCCTCAAGGCCAAGAGGCCAGGGCTGCGCCTGCCTGACTCCAACATTGACTATCCTATGGCCACAGGGGATGGCGCCAAGACTCTGGTCATCCAGGTGAAGCCGCTGACGGCAGACTCCATCCGCATCACGTGGAAGGCCATGCTCCCGGCCTCCTCCTTCCGGCTCAGCTGGCTGCGGCTGGGCCATAGCCCAGCAGTGGGCTCCATCACAGAGACCCTGGTGCAGGGGGACAAGACAGAGTACCTGCTGACAGCCCTGGAGCCCAAGTCCACCTACATTATTTGCATGGTCACCATGGAAACTGGCAACACCTATGTGGCTGATGAGACACCTGTGTGTGCCAAGGCAGAGACTGCTGACAGCTATGGCCCCACCACCACACTCAACCAGGAGCAGAACTCTAGCCCCATGGTGGGGCTGCCCCTAGCTGGCATCATTGGGGGCGCTGTGGctctcatcttcctctttctggTCCTGGGGACCATCTGCTGGCATGTGCACCGGGCTGGTGAGCTGCTGACCCGAGACAGGGTCTACAATAGGGGCAGCAGGAAAAAGGACGACTACATGGAGTCGGGGACCAAGAAGGATAATTCCATCCTCGAAATCCGTGGCCCTGGGCTTCAGATGCTGCCCATCAACCCTTACCGCGCCAAAGAGGAGTATGTGGTACACACCATCTTCCCCTCCAATGGCAGTAGCCTTTGCAAAGGCGCCCACACCATTGGCTATGGCACCACACGGGGCTACCGGGACGGTGGCATCCCTGATGTGGACTATTCTTACACTTGA